A section of the Streptococcus oriscaviae genome encodes:
- the ulaG gene encoding L-ascorbate 6-phosphate lactonase: MAKVQDITRESWILSTFPEWGTWLNEEIEEEVVPEGNFAMWWLGNCGVWIKTPGGANVVMDLWSSRGKSTKKVKDMVWGHQMANMAGVRKLQPNLRVQPMVIDPFAINELDYYLVSHVHSDHMDISTAAAIINNPKLDHVKFVGPVESGDIWEKWGVPADRIIRIAPGDSFEFKDIKVHAVESFDRTCLVTLPIEGYEENGGKLAGLPVTDELMARKAVNYVFETPGGTIYHGADSHFSNYFAKHGRDFNIDVAINNYGDNPIGIQDKMTSIDLLRMAENLRAKVIIPVHYDIWSNFMASTDEILQLWKMRKERLQYDFHPFIWEVGGKYTYPLDKDRIEYHHPRGFDDCFLEDSNIQFKALL, encoded by the coding sequence ATGGCTAAAGTTCAAGACATAACTAGGGAATCATGGATTCTCTCAACCTTCCCAGAGTGGGGAACTTGGCTCAACGAAGAAATCGAAGAAGAAGTCGTGCCAGAAGGCAACTTTGCCATGTGGTGGCTGGGCAACTGTGGCGTCTGGATCAAGACCCCAGGAGGAGCCAATGTGGTCATGGACCTCTGGTCATCTCGTGGAAAATCCACTAAAAAAGTAAAAGACATGGTGTGGGGCCACCAAATGGCCAACATGGCGGGTGTCCGCAAATTGCAGCCAAACTTGCGCGTGCAACCCATGGTCATTGACCCATTTGCCATCAATGAATTGGACTACTACCTAGTTTCCCATGTCCACAGTGACCATATGGACATCAGCACCGCAGCAGCCATCATCAACAACCCGAAACTGGACCATGTGAAATTTGTCGGCCCAGTTGAGAGTGGCGACATCTGGGAAAAATGGGGCGTGCCAGCTGACCGCATCATCCGCATCGCACCAGGCGACAGCTTTGAATTCAAAGACATTAAGGTCCACGCTGTGGAATCCTTCGACCGTACTTGCTTGGTGACCCTCCCTATCGAAGGCTACGAAGAAAATGGCGGCAAATTAGCAGGACTTCCTGTAACCGATGAACTCATGGCCCGCAAGGCAGTCAACTACGTCTTTGAAACACCGGGCGGAACCATCTACCACGGTGCAGACTCCCACTTCTCAAACTACTTTGCCAAACACGGCCGTGACTTCAATATCGACGTTGCCATCAACAACTACGGTGACAACCCAATCGGTATTCAGGATAAGATGACCTCTATCGACCTGCTCCGTATGGCAGAAAATCTGCGTGCCAAGGTCATCATCCCAGTCCACTATGACATCTGGTCCAACTTTATGGCTTCAACGGATGAGATTCTCCAACTCTGGAAGATGCGCAAGGAACGCCTCCAATATGACTTCCACCCATTCATCTGGGAAGTTGGCGGCAAGTACACCTATCCACTGGATAAAGACCGCATTGAATACCATCACCCACGCGGCTTTGACGACTGCTTCTTGGAAGATTCCAACATTCAGTTCAAGGCCTTGCTCTAA